One region of Miscanthus floridulus cultivar M001 chromosome 19, ASM1932011v1, whole genome shotgun sequence genomic DNA includes:
- the LOC136529502 gene encoding type 2 DNA topoisomerase 6 subunit B-like isoform X2: MSSTSSPHRKLLHSLAYWAVQRCRMSESPCRLTVSLKRPAEPASSSTLRVSVSDTGVGSKLEEFLELDALARETPTEKWDGTLLITTTGINDEAIYRYRINFQEEISSARFSKLATTYKNHARFSGTEVCLCLSNDADVDDLILWLVGFFRKIQAIRAANLACELFVEQTGNADSRNVCLTQDSDDVHHSVTASSIDQLVSGLKDYTLFHGNTCDKCGACSLNRDLLKIGTGAAKHVDRRKSKGLHVEVVIVIAQTASDSTCCMVLYFEDFVPCQISQSSFDVLMSTDWQSYGFKLKGGLMGDEGNAVLEWDNMTFARIDIAIHTYHECAMQERQGSQQDRYLVRKALKSALSHLKADHAGDFLSCHGQRVREFVPDLAESIAGLILSSTDEEFQDECIVLLGLGSEQDISEGAVQSSISEKMIRIIEMNDTKENAEDNVPYLFECEKLDGE, encoded by the exons ATGTCGTCCACCTCCTCTCCCCACCGGAAGTTGCTCCACTCC CTGGCATACTGGGCGGTGCAGCGCTGCCGGATGTCGGAGTCGCCGTGCCGGCTCACGGTCTCCCTCAAGCGCCCCGCCGAACCTGCCAGCTCTTCGACGCTGCGCGTCTCCG TTTCGGACACTGGGGTGGGCAGCAAACTGGAGGAGTTCCTGGAGCTAGACGCCCTGGCTCGTGAGACTCCCACAGAGAAATGGG ATGGCACACTCTTAATCACAACTACTG GAATCAATGATGAAGCCATTTATCGTTATCGAATTAACTTTCAAGAAGAGATATCAAGTGCAAGATTCAGCAAGCTGGCTACCACATACAAAAATCATGCACGATTCAG TGGAACTGAAGTCTGCCTTTGTCTCTCAAATGATGCTGACGTTGATGATCTTATATTATGGTTGGTTGGCTTCTTCAGAAAG ATACAAGCGATAAGAGCAGCA AATTTAGCATGTGAGCTCTTTGTTGAGCAAACAGGCAACGCTGATTCCAGAAATGTCTGTCTAACACAAGATTCTGATGATGTGCATCATTCTGTTACGGCATCAAGTATTGACCAGCTAGTTTCTGGTCTTAAAGACTACACACTCTTCCATGGAAACACTTGCGACAAGTGTGGTGCGTGCTCATTGAATAG AGATCTTCTAAAGATTGGAACTGGAGCAGCAAAACATGTAGACAGAAGAAAATCTAAAGGACTGCATGTTGAAGTAGTCATAGTGATTGCACAGACTGCATCTGATTCGACTTGTTGTATG GTTTTGTACTTTGAAGATTTTGTACCTTGTCAGATATCGCAGTCCTCTTTTGATGTGTTGATGAGCACAGATTGGCAAAGCTATGGTTTCAAGTTAAAAGGAGGTTTGATGGGTGATGAAGGAAATGCTGTTCTTGAGTGGGATAACATGACATTTGCTCGTATTGATATTGCCATTCACACTTACCATGAATG TGCTATGCAAGAACGGCAGGGATCTCAACAAGACAGATACCTTGTGAGGAAGGCACTCAAATCTGCTCTATCTCACTTGAAAGCAGATCATGCAGGAGATTTTCTTAGTTGCCATGGCCAGAGG GTTCGTGAATTTGTTCCTGACCTTGCAGAATCAATTGCTGGGCTGATCTTGTCGTCCACCGATGAAGAGTTCCAAGACGAATGCATTGTGCTTCTTGGGCTAGGCTCGGAACAGGATATCTCGGAAGGAGCAGTTCAATCGTCAATCTCTGAGAAGATGATCCGTATCATAGAGATGAATGACACCAAGGAGAATGCAGAGGACAACGTGCCTTATCTGTTCGAGTGCGAGAAGCTGGATGGAGAATAG
- the LOC136525327 gene encoding mitogen-activated protein kinase 12-like isoform X2, giving the protein MGGGRAIVHGFRRWFHRRNGSTSGSNQSSVAGEGDDGSSDLEVIEDPDLVGLRAIRVPECKMPLPVESHRKNSVEMEFFTEYGEASQYQIQEVIGKGSYGVVAAAVDTRTGERVAIKKINDVFEHVSDATRILREIKLLRLLRHPDIVEIKHIMLPPSRGEFQDIYVVFELMESDLHQVIKANDDLTPEHHQFFLYQLLRALKYIHAANVFHRDLKPKNILANSDCKLKICDFGLARASFNDAPSAIFWTDYVATRWYRAPELCGSFFSKYTPAIDIWSIGSIFAELLTGRPLFPGKNVVHQLDLITDLLGTPSSETLSRIRNEKARRYLSCMRKKYPVPFTHKFRNADPLALRLLERLLAFDPKDRPTAEEALADPYFASLANVEREPSRHPISKLEFEFERRKLAKDDVRELIYREILEYHPQMLEEYMKGGEQISFLYPSGVDRFKRQFAHLEEHYSKGERGSPLQRKHASLPRERVVVSKDGNTEQHINDQERSADSVARTTVSPPRSEDVDMNDVKSTSLSSRSYLKSASISASKCVVVTNKHPEDDEIPEEMEDGVDGLSEQVSRMHS; this is encoded by the exons ATGGGCGGGGGGCGCGCGATCGTCCACGGCTTCCGCCGCTGGTTCCACCGCCGGAACGGCTCCACCTCCGGCTCCAACCAGTCGTCCGTCGCCGGCGAGGGGGACGACGGCTCGTCCGATCTCGAGGTCATCGAGGACCCGGATCTCGTCGGCCTCCGCGCCATCCGCGTGCCCGAGTGCAAGATGCCGCTGCCCGTCGAGAGCCACAGGAAG AACTCAGTGGAAATGGAATTCTTCACAGAGTACGGAGAGGCAAGCCAGTACCAGATCCAAGAAGTCATTGGTAAAGGGAGCTACGGAGTAGTTGCTGCAGCGGTAGATACCCGCACCGGTGAGCGGGTTGCTATCAAGAAGATCAATGATGTGTTTGAGCACGTCTCTGATGCCACACGCATACTGCGGGAGATCAAGCTCCTTCGGTTGCTTCGTCACCCAGACATAGTTGAGATTAAGCACATCATGCTCCCTCCTTCTCGGGGGGAGTTCCAGGACATCTATGTTGTTTTTGAGCTCATGGAGTCAGATCTCCATCAAGTGATCAAGGCGAATGATGACCTCACCCCTGAACATCACCAGTTTTTCCTGTACCAACTTCTTCGTGCTCTCAAGTACATACATGCTG CTAATGTATTTCATCGCGACCTAAAGCCCAAGAATATACTGGCTAACTCAGACTGCAAACTGAAAATATGTGACTTTGGACTTGCCCGTGCATCATTTAATGATGCCCCTTCAGCTATATTTTGGACA GATTATGTGGCAACAAGGTGGTACCGGGCACCTGAACTATGTGGTTCCTTTTTCTCCAAA TACACTCCTGCAATTGATATTTGGAGCATTGGGAGCATATTTGCTGAACTTCTCACTGGAAGGCCATTATTTCCTGGGAAGAATGTTGTACACCAATTAGATCTTATAACAGATCTTCTTGGAACTCCATCATCTGAGACCTTATCTCGG ATTCGAAATGAGAAGGCCAGGAGATACTTGAGCTGCATGCGGAAAAAATATCCTGTGCCCTTTACTCATAAATTTCGAAATGCTGATCCTTTGGCTCTTCGTCTTCTAGAGCGTTTACTTGCATTTGATCCTAAAGATCGGCCTACTGCAGAAGAG GCTCTAGCTGATCCATACTTTGCATCCCTTGCTAATGTGGAACGTGAGCCATCAAGACACCCAATTTCTAAACTTGAGTTTGAATTTGAAAGAAGGAAGCTGGCCAAAGATGATGTTAGAGAATTGATCTATCGAGAG ATTTTGGAGTATCATCCACAGATGCTGGAGGAGTACATGAAAGGTGGAGAACAGATTAGCTTCCTCTATCCAAG TGGAGTTGATCGGTTCAAACGGCAGTTTGCACATCTTGAGGAGCATTATAGCAAAGGAGAAAGAGGTTCTCCACTGCAAAGAAAGCATGCTTCTTTACCAAG GGAAAGAGTGGTTGTATCGAAGGATGGTAATACTGAGCAACATATTAATGACCAGGAGAGAAGTGCAGATTCTGTCGCCCGCACTACTGTGAGCCCTCCAAGGTCAGAAGATGTTGACATGAATGATGTGAAATCCACAAGCTTAAGCTCTCGGAGCTACCTGAAGAGTGCAAGCATAAGTGCTTCCAAGTGCGTCGTTGTCACAAATAAACACCCAGAG GATGATGAAATTCCTGAGGAAATGGAAGACGGCGTCGATGGATTGTCTGAACAGGTCTCCAGGATGCACTCCTAG
- the LOC136528170 gene encoding peptidyl-prolyl cis-trans isomerase CYP19-4-like, with protein MATRSTAVRAVPLCLWLALGVATLTLPQAHAAEADADLTKITSKVFFDIQIDGKPAGRIVIGLFGKTVPKTAENFRALSTGEKGMGAYGEPLWYKGSTFHRIIPGFMIQGGDFVNHNGTGCDTIYGKDVFPDENFKLNHAEPGTISMANYGKDTNGCQFAITAVEGSKLPKKLDGVHVVFGKVVSGMDVVQKIEAQGQPSGVPKAKVLIADSGELPGSDEL; from the exons ATGGCGACGAGGAGCACGGCGGTGAGGGCTGTCCCTCTGTGCCTGTGGCTCGCGCTCGGCGTGGCCACCCTGACGCTGCCCCAG GCACATGCAGCAGAGGCAGACGCGGACCTCACCAAGATCACCAGCAAGGTCTTCTTTGACATCCAAATCGACGGCAAGCCCGCAG GCCGGATTGTCATTGGACTCTTTGGGAAGACTGTTCCCAAGACAGCAG AGAACTTCAGAGCACTTAGCACAG GGGAGAAAGGAATGGGTGCGTATGGCGAACCTCTGTGGTACAAGGGATCCACATTCCACAGGATCATCCCAGGCTTCATGATTCAAGGAGGCGATTTCGTAAACCACAACGGAACAGGCTGCGATACCATCTATGGCAAAGACGTCTTCCCTGACgagaacttcaagctcaaccaCGCCGAACCTG GTACCATATCCATGGCCAATTACGGGAAAGATACAAACGGATGCCAGTTTGCCATCACCGCCGTAGAAGGAAGCAA GTTACCGAAGAAATTGGATGGGGTACATGTTGTGTTCGGCAAGGTGGTGAGTGGAATGGATGTGGTCCAGAAGATTGAAGCTCAAGGCCAGCCGAGTGGTGTGCCCAAGGCCAAAGTCCTCATAGCTGACAGCGGAGAGCTGCCCGGATCTGATGAGCTGTAA
- the LOC136529502 gene encoding type 2 DNA topoisomerase 6 subunit B-like isoform X1: MSSTSSPHRKLLHSLAYWAVQRCRMSESPCRLTVSLKRPAEPASSSTLRVSVSDTGVGSKLEEFLELDALARETPTEKWDGTLLITTTGINDEAIYRYRINFQEEISSARFSKLATTYKNHARFSGTEVCLCLSNDADVDDLILWLVGFFRKIQAIRAANLACELFVEQTGNADSRNVCLTQDSDDVHHSVTASSIDQLVSGLKDYTLFHGNTCDKCGACSLNRDLLKIGTGAAKHVDRRKSKGLHVEVVIVIAQTASDSTCCMVNCPFTQVLYFEDFVPCQISQSSFDVLMSTDWQSYGFKLKGGLMGDEGNAVLEWDNMTFARIDIAIHTYHECAMQERQGSQQDRYLVRKALKSALSHLKADHAGDFLSCHGQRVREFVPDLAESIAGLILSSTDEEFQDECIVLLGLGSEQDISEGAVQSSISEKMIRIIEMNDTKENAEDNVPYLFECEKLDGE, encoded by the exons ATGTCGTCCACCTCCTCTCCCCACCGGAAGTTGCTCCACTCC CTGGCATACTGGGCGGTGCAGCGCTGCCGGATGTCGGAGTCGCCGTGCCGGCTCACGGTCTCCCTCAAGCGCCCCGCCGAACCTGCCAGCTCTTCGACGCTGCGCGTCTCCG TTTCGGACACTGGGGTGGGCAGCAAACTGGAGGAGTTCCTGGAGCTAGACGCCCTGGCTCGTGAGACTCCCACAGAGAAATGGG ATGGCACACTCTTAATCACAACTACTG GAATCAATGATGAAGCCATTTATCGTTATCGAATTAACTTTCAAGAAGAGATATCAAGTGCAAGATTCAGCAAGCTGGCTACCACATACAAAAATCATGCACGATTCAG TGGAACTGAAGTCTGCCTTTGTCTCTCAAATGATGCTGACGTTGATGATCTTATATTATGGTTGGTTGGCTTCTTCAGAAAG ATACAAGCGATAAGAGCAGCA AATTTAGCATGTGAGCTCTTTGTTGAGCAAACAGGCAACGCTGATTCCAGAAATGTCTGTCTAACACAAGATTCTGATGATGTGCATCATTCTGTTACGGCATCAAGTATTGACCAGCTAGTTTCTGGTCTTAAAGACTACACACTCTTCCATGGAAACACTTGCGACAAGTGTGGTGCGTGCTCATTGAATAG AGATCTTCTAAAGATTGGAACTGGAGCAGCAAAACATGTAGACAGAAGAAAATCTAAAGGACTGCATGTTGAAGTAGTCATAGTGATTGCACAGACTGCATCTGATTCGACTTGTTGTATGGTAAATTGCCCGTTCACACAG GTTTTGTACTTTGAAGATTTTGTACCTTGTCAGATATCGCAGTCCTCTTTTGATGTGTTGATGAGCACAGATTGGCAAAGCTATGGTTTCAAGTTAAAAGGAGGTTTGATGGGTGATGAAGGAAATGCTGTTCTTGAGTGGGATAACATGACATTTGCTCGTATTGATATTGCCATTCACACTTACCATGAATG TGCTATGCAAGAACGGCAGGGATCTCAACAAGACAGATACCTTGTGAGGAAGGCACTCAAATCTGCTCTATCTCACTTGAAAGCAGATCATGCAGGAGATTTTCTTAGTTGCCATGGCCAGAGG GTTCGTGAATTTGTTCCTGACCTTGCAGAATCAATTGCTGGGCTGATCTTGTCGTCCACCGATGAAGAGTTCCAAGACGAATGCATTGTGCTTCTTGGGCTAGGCTCGGAACAGGATATCTCGGAAGGAGCAGTTCAATCGTCAATCTCTGAGAAGATGATCCGTATCATAGAGATGAATGACACCAAGGAGAATGCAGAGGACAACGTGCCTTATCTGTTCGAGTGCGAGAAGCTGGATGGAGAATAG
- the LOC136525327 gene encoding mitogen-activated protein kinase 12-like isoform X1 yields the protein MHWGAVRICSYCSCSTVLSSCVVKLQLAYLAIYISATAGIVPRYTDPEELFSKLPTCVFDDLTSRPGHRASNKNSVEMEFFTEYGEASQYQIQEVIGKGSYGVVAAAVDTRTGERVAIKKINDVFEHVSDATRILREIKLLRLLRHPDIVEIKHIMLPPSRGEFQDIYVVFELMESDLHQVIKANDDLTPEHHQFFLYQLLRALKYIHAANVFHRDLKPKNILANSDCKLKICDFGLARASFNDAPSAIFWTDYVATRWYRAPELCGSFFSKYTPAIDIWSIGSIFAELLTGRPLFPGKNVVHQLDLITDLLGTPSSETLSRIRNEKARRYLSCMRKKYPVPFTHKFRNADPLALRLLERLLAFDPKDRPTAEEALADPYFASLANVEREPSRHPISKLEFEFERRKLAKDDVRELIYREILEYHPQMLEEYMKGGEQISFLYPSGVDRFKRQFAHLEEHYSKGERGSPLQRKHASLPRERVVVSKDGNTEQHINDQERSADSVARTTVSPPRSEDVDMNDVKSTSLSSRSYLKSASISASKCVVVTNKHPEDDEIPEEMEDGVDGLSEQVSRMHS from the exons ATGCATTGGGGAGCTGTGCGG ATATGCTCCTACTGTAGTTGTAGTACGGTGCTCTCGTCTTGCGTCGTCAAACTTCAGTTAGCTTACTTAGCTATATATATCTCGGCAACTGCTGGCATCGTCCCGCGTTATACTGATCCTGAGGAACTCTTTTCCAAGTTGCCCACTTGTGTTTTTGATGATCTGACCAGCCGACCAGGGCACCGGGCTTCTAATAAG AACTCAGTGGAAATGGAATTCTTCACAGAGTACGGAGAGGCAAGCCAGTACCAGATCCAAGAAGTCATTGGTAAAGGGAGCTACGGAGTAGTTGCTGCAGCGGTAGATACCCGCACCGGTGAGCGGGTTGCTATCAAGAAGATCAATGATGTGTTTGAGCACGTCTCTGATGCCACACGCATACTGCGGGAGATCAAGCTCCTTCGGTTGCTTCGTCACCCAGACATAGTTGAGATTAAGCACATCATGCTCCCTCCTTCTCGGGGGGAGTTCCAGGACATCTATGTTGTTTTTGAGCTCATGGAGTCAGATCTCCATCAAGTGATCAAGGCGAATGATGACCTCACCCCTGAACATCACCAGTTTTTCCTGTACCAACTTCTTCGTGCTCTCAAGTACATACATGCTG CTAATGTATTTCATCGCGACCTAAAGCCCAAGAATATACTGGCTAACTCAGACTGCAAACTGAAAATATGTGACTTTGGACTTGCCCGTGCATCATTTAATGATGCCCCTTCAGCTATATTTTGGACA GATTATGTGGCAACAAGGTGGTACCGGGCACCTGAACTATGTGGTTCCTTTTTCTCCAAA TACACTCCTGCAATTGATATTTGGAGCATTGGGAGCATATTTGCTGAACTTCTCACTGGAAGGCCATTATTTCCTGGGAAGAATGTTGTACACCAATTAGATCTTATAACAGATCTTCTTGGAACTCCATCATCTGAGACCTTATCTCGG ATTCGAAATGAGAAGGCCAGGAGATACTTGAGCTGCATGCGGAAAAAATATCCTGTGCCCTTTACTCATAAATTTCGAAATGCTGATCCTTTGGCTCTTCGTCTTCTAGAGCGTTTACTTGCATTTGATCCTAAAGATCGGCCTACTGCAGAAGAG GCTCTAGCTGATCCATACTTTGCATCCCTTGCTAATGTGGAACGTGAGCCATCAAGACACCCAATTTCTAAACTTGAGTTTGAATTTGAAAGAAGGAAGCTGGCCAAAGATGATGTTAGAGAATTGATCTATCGAGAG ATTTTGGAGTATCATCCACAGATGCTGGAGGAGTACATGAAAGGTGGAGAACAGATTAGCTTCCTCTATCCAAG TGGAGTTGATCGGTTCAAACGGCAGTTTGCACATCTTGAGGAGCATTATAGCAAAGGAGAAAGAGGTTCTCCACTGCAAAGAAAGCATGCTTCTTTACCAAG GGAAAGAGTGGTTGTATCGAAGGATGGTAATACTGAGCAACATATTAATGACCAGGAGAGAAGTGCAGATTCTGTCGCCCGCACTACTGTGAGCCCTCCAAGGTCAGAAGATGTTGACATGAATGATGTGAAATCCACAAGCTTAAGCTCTCGGAGCTACCTGAAGAGTGCAAGCATAAGTGCTTCCAAGTGCGTCGTTGTCACAAATAAACACCCAGAG GATGATGAAATTCCTGAGGAAATGGAAGACGGCGTCGATGGATTGTCTGAACAGGTCTCCAGGATGCACTCCTAG
- the LOC136528639 gene encoding uncharacterized protein, giving the protein MDPNMKQLQEALVDIETDAEKVLLARHQLVENDKIRNGNREALTALRKQARTTKTSVPSPFEVIMKEMERSSAKQLIKEICPSCGDHDPKEHTWLMFPGSDIFARVPFHVAHTVVEKDQERLDLDTKKLQSFVKEKSLVIAEKGALAGKFGVDTVKSLVSLTDTTKSTREGGEVKYQLG; this is encoded by the exons ATGGATCCCAACATGAAGCAGCTTCAAGAGGCTCTGGTTGATATTGAGACTGATGCAGAAAAAGTTCTTCTGGCTAGGCATCAG TTGGTGGAAAATGATAAGATAAGAAATGGTAACAGGGAGGCGCTGACGGCCCTCCGGAAACAAGCTAGGACAACCAAGACTAGTGTGCCATCTCCCTTTGAGGTCATAATGAAAGAGATGGAAAGAAGCTCTGCCAAGCAGCTGATAAAGGAGATATGCCCAAGTTGTGGAGATCATGACCCCAAGGAACATACTTGGCTAATGTTTCCTGGATCAGATATTTTTGCCCGTGTTCCATTTCATGTCGCACACACTGTTGTGGAAAAAG ACCAAGAACGCCTGGATCTGGATACCAAGAAACTGCAAAGCTTTGTCAAGGAGAAATCACTTGTGATTGCCGAAAAAGGTGCCCTAGCAGGCAAATTCGGTGTTGACACCGTGAAATCTTTGGTCAGCCTTACGGACACAACTAAATCGACACGGGAGGGAGGGGAGGTGAAGTACCAGTTGGGTTGA
- the LOC136528320 gene encoding protein RER1A-like, producing MEPSPVGDGGSAERWRAEAAQAFQHYLDRAAPHMAGRWAGTLVAAAVYALRVYYVRGFYVVTYGLGIYLLNLLIGFLSPMVDPELEALEAGPGLPTRGSDEFKPFIRRLPEFKFWYATTKAFCIAFVMTFFSVFDVPVFWPILLCYWIVLFVLTMKRQIVHMIKYKYVPFSIGKQRYGGKKGPAASASKD from the exons ATGGAGCCCTCCCCCGTCGGCGACGGCGGCTCGGCGGAGCGGTGGCGCGCGGAGGCGGCGCAGGCGTTCCAGCACTACCTGGACCGCGCGGCGCCGCACATGGCGGGGCGGTGGGCGGGCACGCTCGTGGCCGCGGCGGTGTACGCGCTGCGGGTCTACTATGTGCGGGGCTTCTACGTCGTCACCTACGGGCTGGGCATCTACCTGCTCAACCTCCTCATCGGCTTCCTCTCCCCCATGGTCGACCCGGAGCTCGAGGCGCTCGAGGCCGGGCCCGGGCTCCCCACCCGCGGCTCAGACGAGTTTAAGCCCTTCATCCGCCGCCTCCCCGAGTTCAAGTTCTG GTATGCCACCACAAAAGCCTTTTGCATTGCTTTTGTCATGACCTTCTTCTCTGTATTCGATGTTCCTGTCTTCTGGCCAATACTTCTCTGCTATTGGATTGTGCTCTTTGTCCTGACAATGAAGCGGCAGATTGTGCATATGATCAAGTACAAGTATGTCCCGTTCAGCATTGGAAAGCAG AGGTATGGCGGAAAGAAAGGCCCTGCAGCCAGTGCATCTAAAGACTAA